In a genomic window of Glycine max cultivar Williams 82 chromosome 13, Glycine_max_v4.0, whole genome shotgun sequence:
- the LOC100789382 gene encoding zinc finger CCCH domain-containing protein 40: MAHRLLRDHEADGWERSDFPIICESCLGDSPYVRMTKAEYDKECKICTRPFTVFRWRPGRDARYKKTEICQTCSKLKNVCQVCLLDLEYGLPVQVRDSALSIDSNDAIPKSDVNREYFAEEHDRKARAGIDYESSYGKVRPNDTILKLQRTTPYYKRNRAHICSFYIRGECTRGAECPYRHEMPVTGELSQQNIKDRYYGVNDPVALKLLGKAGEMSTLEAPEDESIKTLYVGGLDARVTEQDLRDHFYAHGEIESIKMVLQRACAFVTYTTREGAEKAAEELSNKLVIKGLRLKLMWGRPQTTKPESDGSDQARQQASVAHSGLLPRAVISQKQSQDQTQGMLYYNNLPPPQQERSYYPSMDPRRMGALVSSQDAPGGPSGSEENNPGLEKQQMQHYAHPMMPPPPGQYHQYYPPYGYMPPPPPYHQYPQPPYNAAAAPSQPPAAAPSQPPAANHPYPHSMQPGSS; encoded by the exons ATGGCGCATAGGTTGCTGAGAGACCACGAGGCCGACGGCTGGGAGCGCTCAGATTTCCCCATCATCTGCGAATCCTGCCTCGGCGACAGCCCCTACGTTCGAATG ACAAAAGCAGAGTATGACAAGGAGTGCAAGATTTGTACACGGCCATTCACTGTTTTTAGATGGAGACCTGGTCGAGATGCAAGATATAAGAAAACTGAGATCTGTCAGACATGTAGTAAGTTGAAAAATGTCTGTCAAGTGTGCCTTCTGGATCTTGAATATGGACTACCAGTTCAAGTTCGAGACTCGGCTCTTAGTATTGATTCCAATGATGCCATTCCAAAGAGTGATGTTAATAGGGAGTATTTTGCTGAAGAGCATGACCGTAAG GCTAGAGCTGGTATAGATTATGAATCCTCTTATGGTAAAGTACGCCCAAATGATACTATCCTGAAGCTTCAAAGGACAACTCCATATTACAAAAGAAATCGAGCGCATATTTGCAGTTTCTACATAAGGGGTGAATGTACTAGAGGAGCTGAGTGCCCTTATAGACATGAGATGCCAGTAACTGGGGAATTGTCtcaacaaaatattaaagatcGTTATTATGG GGTGAATGATCCAGTGGCTTTGAAGCTACTTGGCAAGGCAGGAGAGATGTCCACTCTGGAGGCTCCTGAGGATGAGAGCATTAAAACTCTTTATGTTGGTGGACTTGATGCTAGGGTCACTGAGCAGGATTTGCGGGATCACTTCTATGCCCATGGAGAAATTGAATCCATCAAAATGGTTCTCCAACGGGCTTGTGCTTTTGTAACATATACAACCAGAGAAGGTGCAGAAAAGGCAGCAGAAGAACTCTCCAACAAATTGGTTATTAAGGGCCTAAGGCTAAAGCTGATGTGGGGCAGGCCTCAGACAACGAAACCCGAGTCTGACGGTTCTGATCAAGCAAGGCAGCAGGCATCTGTAGCTCATAGTGGATTGTTGCCTCGGGCAGTTATATCACAGAAGCAAAGCCAGGACCAAACCCAAGGAATGCTTTACTATAACAATCTACCACCTCCTCAGCAGGAAAGAAGCTACTACCCATCAATGGATCCTCGAAGAATGGGAGCTCTTGTTTCATCCCAAGATGCTCCTGGTGGGCCTTCTGGGTCAGAGGAGAACAACCCCGGTTTGGAGAAGCAGCAAATGCAACATTATGCCCATCCAATGATGCCTCCTCCACCTGGTCAATATCATCAGTATTATCCACCATATGGTTATATGCCACCACCTCCGCCTTATCATCAATACCCACAACCTCCATACAATGCTGCAGCGGCTCCATCCCAGCCACCTGCTGCGGCTCCATCCCAGCCACCAGCTGCAAATCATCCTTATCCACATTCTATGCAGCCAGGTTCTTCATAA
- the LOC100793262 gene encoding neutral ceramidase 2, with the protein MAQNYVIVALGLVVYAWTWMQGAHGEYLIGVGSYDMTGPAADVNMMGYANPLQNTAGIHFRLRARTFIVAESLQGPRFVFVNLDAGMASQLLTIKVLERLNSRFGNLYTEENVAISGTHTHAGPGGYLQYVVYSVTSLGFVKQSFDAIANAIEQSIIQAHNNLKPGSIFMNTGDVKDAGINRSPSAYLQNPADERARYPTNVDTQMTLMRFVDGASGKNIGAFSWFPTHGTSMSNQNKLISGDNKGVAARLFEDWFASQNNSTNTNSTVPDIGQLMKKAQSIKATRGKDCKKLASQASKVRKNDGSLFVGAFCQSNVGDVSPNVLGAFCIDSGKPCDFNRSSCHGNDQLCVGRGPGYPDEILSTKIIGERQFKTAVKLFESTSEELSGKIDYRHVYLNFTDIEVELDSNKVVKTCPAALGPGFAAGTTDGPGLFGFQQGDTKINPFWKNVRDFLTKPSQYQVDCQNPKPVLLSTGEMFYPYPWAPAILPIQILRLGKLIILSVPGELTTMAGRRLREAVKETLISSSNGEFDDETHVVIAGLTNTYSQYIATFEEYQQQRYEAASTLYGPHTLSAYIQEFKKLAQAMAEGENITIKGPSPPDLSSVQISFLLDPLGESPPKGVKFGDIKEDVAFPKRGYFTKGDTPSATFWSANPRYDLLTEGTFAAVERLQGERWISVYDDDDLSLFFKWKVDNSSLHGLATIEWEIPNDAVSGVYRLKHFGATRTTIISPINYFTGASSAFAVQ; encoded by the exons ATGGCTCAGAATTATGTAATTGTTGCATTGGGTTTGGTGGTGTATGCTTGGACATGGATGCAAGGTGCACATGGTGAGTACTTGATTGGGGTTGGGAGTTATGACATGACTGGTCCAGCTGCTGATGTGAACATGATGGGTTATGCCAACCCTTTACAGAACACTGCTGGTATTCATTTCCGGCTAAGAGCTAGAACTTTCATTGTGGCCGAGAGCCTTCAAGGCCCTAGGTTTGTTTTTGTCAACCTTGACGCTGGAATGGCATCCCAGCTTCTTACTATAAAGGTGCTTGAAAGACTTAATTCAAG GTTTGGAAATTTGTATACTGAAGAAAATGTAGCAATCAGTGGGACTCATACACATGCTGGTCCTGGCGGTTACCTGCAATATGTGGTTTACTCTGTGACTTCTCTGGGTTTTGTGAAACAATCCTTTGATGCCATTGCGAATGCAATAGAACAAAGCATTATTCAAGCTCACAACAACCTCAAGCCTGGTTCCATTTTTATGAATACAG GAGATGTGAAGGATGCAGGTATAAACAGGAGTCCAAGTGCATATCTGCAAAACCCTGCAGATGAGAGAGCAAGATATCCCACAAATGTTGACACACAAATGACCCTTATGAGGTTTGTGGATGGAGCAAGTGGTAAAAATATTGGAGCATTCAGCTGGTTTCCAACACATGGAACCTCCATGAGCAATCAAAACAAGCTTATTAGCGGAGATAACAAGGGTGTTGCTGCTAGACTCTTTGAAGATTGGTTTGCTTCTCAAAACAATTCTACTAACACCAATTCAACAGTACCAG ATATTGGACAACTAATGAAGAAAGCACAATCAATTAAGGCCACAAGAGGAAAGGATTGCAAGAAACTAGCAAGCCAAGCGTCCAAGGTGAGGAAGAATGATGGATCCTTATTTGTTGGAGCATTTTGCCAATCAAATGTTGGAGATGTGTCACCAAATGTTCTAGGAGCATTTTGCATCGACAGTGGAAAACCTTGTGACTTCAACCGTTCTTCATGCCATGGCAATGACCAACTTTGTGTAGGCAGGGGACCCGG GTACCCAGACGAAATATTAAGCACAAAGATTATAGGTGAAAGGCAATTCAAAACTGCTGTGAAACTGTTTGAGTCTACTTCAGAGGAACTGTCTGGGAAGATTGACTACCGCCATGTGTACCTGAACTTCACAGACATTGAAGTTGAATTGGACAGCAACAAGGTGGTTAAAACATGCCCTGCAGCACTTGGTCCTGGTTTTGCAGCAGGCACTACAGATGGGCCAGGTCTTTTTGGGTTTCAACAAGGTGATACAAAG ATCAATCCATTTTGGAAGAATGTGAGAGATTTTCTGACAAAACCAAGTCAATATCAAGTGGACTGCCAAAACCCAAAGCCAGTTCTGTTGAGCACCGGCGAAATGTTTTATCCTTATCCTTGGGCG CCAGCAATTCTTCCAATCCAAATCCTAAGGCTGGGAAAGTTGATCATTCTTTCTGTACCAGGAG AGTTGACAACAATGGCTGGCAGAAGGCTAAGGGAGGCAGTGAAGGAGACATTAATATCCAGCAGCAATGGAGAATTCGATGATGAAACACATGTGGTTATAGCAGGACTGACAAATACTTACTCACAATATATTGCTACTTTTGAAGAGTACCAGCAACAACGGTATGAG GCTGCTTCAACATTGTATGGTCCTCACACATTATCAGCATACATCCAAGAATTTAAGAAACTAGCACAAGCAATGGCTGAAGGAGAGAACATCACTATAAAAGGTCCTTCTCCGCCAGATCTCTCATCTGTACAAATAAGCTTCTTACTTGATCCCCTTGGAGAATCACCTCCAAAAGGAGTCAAATTTGGTGACATAAAGGAAGACGTGGCGTTTCCTAAAAGAGGCTACTTTACTAAGGGAGATACACCAAGTGCTACATTCTGGAGTGCCAATCCAAGATATGACCTTCTGACAGAAGGCACATTTGCTGCAGTGGAGAGGCTTCAAGGGGAAAGATGGATTTCTgtatatgatgatgatgatttaagCTTGTTTTTCAAGTGGAAAGTAGATAATAGTTCCTTGCATGGGTTAGCTACCATAGAATGGGAAATACCAAATGATGCTGTTTCTGGAGTATACAGATTAAAACACTTTGGAGCAACTAGGACCACCATTATCTCCCCTATTAATTACTTTACTGGTGCTTCAAGTGCATTTGCAGTGCAATAG